The Aedes aegypti strain LVP_AGWG chromosome 3, AaegL5.0 Primary Assembly, whole genome shotgun sequence genome contains a region encoding:
- the LOC5564352 gene encoding monocarboxylate transporter 7 has product MAVRYKKVAPEGGWGLLVGIGMATMFTVSLGSLPSFGLMFGDFLTNLGEETSAIALITSCFFSALSFAGLFTNTLMKKTSCRTVGLIGAASYVVGSFMTIFVRSTNELLVSFSIFQGAGFGLMIPVSYTTFNAYFVQKRVVMMSVSQTLIGLGTMIYPIFIQKTMEAFGFRGCMAVLAAVNSNTLVAMLVMHPVEWHMKKVQLTEEEIQMTATPNDEPTGKVVSKIMKGLDRSRRASSIPGLGNWSGPVVVSDTTERDKKPATKWQVLVDFLDLTLLKDPIYVNIVLGISFALYSDLAFFTLQPMYLFMIGFGKPDVSLIIAIGAGADLLSRVFLAISSTCLNIKARYVYLAGALFTILARFAFLFVYDFYGMATITAIMGFLRTWIHVPLPLVFSEYLPTERFPSGYGLFMFLQGNITFAVGPFVGYIRDVTGSYSISFHCLTLFMALCVFPWLFEIVYLRLKSRALKEADLQLRKVAIPIKLETIEDGDKR; this is encoded by the exons ATGGCAGTTCGGTACAAGAAAGTGGCCCCCGAAGGAGGATGGGGACTGTTAGTTGGCATAGGAATGGCCACTATGTTCACCGTATCTTTGGGCTCGCTGCCATCGTTCGGATTGATGTTTGGTGATTTTTTGACGAACCTTGGCGAGGAGACCAGTGCAATAGCGTTGATTACGAGCTGCTTCTTCAGTGCGCTGAGCTTTGCTGGACTTTTCACCAACACCCTGATGAAGAAGACTTCCTGTCGGACGGTTGGACTGATTGGGGCGGCTTCGTATGTGGTCGGAAGCTTTATGACCATTTTCGTGAGGTCTACCAATGAACTTCTGGTATCGTTCAGTATATTTCAGG GAGCCGGTTTCGGACTGATGATTCCCGTTTCATACACAACGTTCAATGCATATTTCGTCCAGAAACGAGTGGTCATGATGAGCGTGTCACAGACATTAATTGGCCTTGGCACCATGATCTatccgattttcatacaaaaaacaatGGAGGCCTTCGGTTTCCGAGGTTGTATGGCAGTTCTTGCCGCTGTCAACAGTAATACTCTAGTGGCAATGCTGGTGATGCATCCTGTAGAATGGCACATGAAAAAAGTACAACTTACCGAGGAGGAGATACAAATGACTGCAACACCGAACGACGAGCCAACTGGAAAGGTTGTGTCGAAAATCATGAAAGGATTAGATAGATCCCGACGAGCATCATCAATCCCGGGACTAGGAAATTGGTCTGGTCCGGTAGTAGTGAGTGATACCACCGAACGAGACAAGAAACCGGCAACGAAATGGCAAGTGTTGGTGGATTTTTTGGACCTGACACTACTGAAGGATCCAATTTACGTTAACATCGTTCTGGGCATATCGTTCGCTCTCTACTCGGATCTGGCCTTCTTCACCCTGCAGCCGATGTATTTGTTCATGATAGGATTTGGCAAA CCGGATGTTTCCCTAATCATTGCCATCGGAGCCGGAGCGGATTTGCTATCGCGTGTATTTCTGGCCATTTCCAGCACATGTTTGAACATTAAGGCTCGCTACGTCTATCTGGCCGGGGCGCTGTTCACTATCCTGGCACGTTTCG CATTTTTATTCGTTTACGATTTTTATGGTATGGCTACCATAACGGCCATAATGGGATTCCTTCGAACTTGGATACACGTCCCACTGCCGTTGGTGTTTTCCGAGTATTTGCCCACAGAAAG GTTTCCTTCCGGCTACGGGTTATTTATGTTTCTGCAGGGAAATATCACTTTTGCCGTAGGACCATTTGTGGGCTACATCCGTGACGTGACCGGAAGCTACTCGATCTCCTTCCACTGTCTTACGCTGTTCATGGCGCTCTGTGTGTTTCCGTGGTTGTTCGAGATTGTCTATCTGAGACTAAAGTCGAGAGCGCTGAAGGAAGCTGATTTGCAGCTGCGAAAGGTCGCCATCCCAATCAAACTGGAAACAATAGAAGATGGCGATAAGCGGTAG